In a single window of the Rhizoctonia solani chromosome 16, complete sequence genome:
- a CDS encoding 3-hydroxyacyl-CoA dehydrogenase translates to MLRRFARIPRTRLSMTSRTQLSGTIAAARLAQTTGHLTGSNSTSGSITTSVRMSSNNASSSSSGAPKIEFREINNITCFGAGLMGAGIAQVAAQNGFKVTLCDVTPQALENGLKIIKTSLGRIAKKAHPDSVEQQKSFVDSLASTIVTTTDAQEAVKQADLVVEAIVENLEVKRKLFSSLDSYAPEHCIFATNTSSLSVTEIADSTGENRRSAFGGLHFFNREWSLPVVFIAKLLTTFTQLPQMKLVEVIRTSNTSDATNAALLDVCKRMQKTSVSCKDTPGFIVNRLLVPYMLEAVRMLERGDATAEDIDTAMKLGAGYPMGPIQLTDFVGLDTCQHIMSGWREKGALSPELVQPIKALEEKVKEGKLGRKTGEGFFKY, encoded by the exons ATGCTACGCCGTTTTGCACGCATTCCTCGCACCAGGTTGTCTATGACGTCCCGTACCCAGCTCTCTGGTACAATCGCTGCCGCACGTCTTGCTCAGACAACTGGACATCTTACGGGTTCGAATTCTACTAGCGGTTCAATTACAACCTCTGTACGCATGAGCTCCAACAACGCATCTTCGAGCTCCAGTGGGGCACCCAAAATTGAATTTCGAGAAATCAATAATATAACATGCTTTGGCGCTGGATTGATGG GTGCTGGGATTGCGCAAGTTGCAGCACAGAATGGATTCAAA GTCACTCTCTGCGATGTCACTCCCCAAGCCCTCGAAAACGGACTCAAGATTATTAAAACATCTCTGGGTCGAATCGCCAAGAAGGCACACCCGGACTCCGTCGAGCAGCAAAAATCCTTTGTGGATAGCCTGGCCTCGACCATTGTTACCACCACCGACGCACAGGAAGCTGTGAAACAGGCGGACCTTGTCGTGGAAGCTATTGTGGAGAATTTGGAAGTTAAACGCAAACTATTCTCTTCACTCGATAGTTACGCACCCGAGCATTGCATATTCGCCACAAATACTAGCAGCTTGAGTGTTACGGAGATTGCGGATAGTACTGGCGAGAATCGACGGTCAGC ATTTGGTGGTCTACATTTTTTTAATCGTGAGTGGTCGCTTCCAGTCGTGTTTATCGCTAAACTGTTGACGACCTTTACCCAGCT ACCCCAGATGAAGCTTGTCGAAGTCATCCGAACTTCGAACACCTCCGACGCTACCAATGCAGCTCTCCTGGATGTGTGCAAAAGAATGCAGAAAACAAGCGTCAGCTGCAAAGATACCCCAGG TTTCATTGTCAATCGACT ACTTGTGCCCTACATGCTGGAAGCGGTGAGAATGCTTGAACGTGGTGATGCAACTGCCGAAGATATCGACACCGCCATGAAACTTGGAGCTG GATACC CTATGGGACCTATTCAACTTACGGACTTTGTGGGGCTGGACACGT GCCAACACATTATGTCAGGTTGGCGGGAAAAGGGGGCACTATCCCCTGAACTCGTTCAACCGATCAAGGCTTTGGAAGAGAAGGTTAAAGAAGGAAAGCTCGGAAGGAAAACTGGCGAAGGATTCTTCAAGTATTAA
- a CDS encoding isocitrate lyase, giving the protein MSAEKAAFEREVAELEEFWKQPRFARTKRPYTAAQVVSKRGTVRIQYPSDVMAKKLWALLEAHSKSGTPSHTYGALDPVQVTQMAKHLETVYVSGWQSSSTASSTNEPGPDLADYPSNTVPNKVEHLFYAQLFHDRKQRSARAQLSEAELANTPYIDYLRPLIADGDTGHGGLTALVKMFVEKGAAGIHIEDQRLERRNVDIWQERCSSPSLHISRLVAMRLQLDIMHTSTLVIARTDSEAATLITSPVDPRDHPFILGATNPACIDDYAAGAGGVGLVKAMIDAEARGLSGAQLQAVEDNWINQAGLKTFSEVLEANKGSFETAVQLAQGKYGLRTLPPFSWDAARTREGFYRYRGGTAAAIVRAAAFAPHADLLWMETKSPILAQAKEFAKGVHAIRPGHWLAYNLSPSFNWDAAGLSTKDMQDYVWQLGKLGFVWQFITLGGLHSNAYISELFAKAYAKEGMKAYVELVQRRERDIGCDVLTHQKWSGADYVDSLLMTATGGISSTAAMGKGVTESQFATKGKL; this is encoded by the exons ATGTCCGCCGAAAAAGCTGCTTTTGAGCGCGAAGTCGCTGAGCTCGAGGAGTTCTGGAAG CAACCAAGATTTGCGAGGACCAAGAGGCCGTACACAGCTGCTCAAGTTGTGAGCAAGCGAGGAACCGTCCGAATTCAATATCCTTCCGATGTAATGGCAAAGAAGCTTTGGGCATTGCTTGAGGCTCACTCAAAATCTGGGACCCCCTCCCACACTTACGGAGC ACTTGACCCTGTGCAAGTTACTCAGATGGCGAAGCACTTGGAGACTGTTTACGTTTCCGGATGGCAATCATCATCCACAGCTTCGTCGACTAATGAGCCCGGTCCAGATCTGGCTG ATTATCCCTCCAACACTGTGCCTAATAAGGTTGAGCATTTGTTCTATGCACAGCTCTTCCATG ACCGAAAGCAAAGGTCTGCTCGAGCACAATTATCCGAGGCTGAGCTTGCCAACACCCCGTACATCGACTACTTGAGACCACTTATTGCTGATGGCGATACGGGTCATGGTGGTTTGACCGCT TTGGTCAAAATGTTCGTCGAAAAGGGGGCTGCAGGAATCCACATTGAAGATCAGCGCCTGGAACGAAGAAATGTGGACATATGGCAGGAAAGGTGCTCGTCCCCATCTCTG CACATCAGCCGATTGGTCGCTATGCGTCTTCAGCTTGATATTATGCATACATCTACTCTGGTAATCGCTCGTACCGATTCCGAGGCCGCCACCCTTATTACCTCACCTGTTGATCCTCGGGACCATCCTTTCATCTTGGGGGCAACTAACCCGGCATGCATTGATGATTACGCGGCCGGTGCAGGCGGAGTAGGCCTTGTCAAGGCCATGATAGATGCGGAGGCTCGCGGCTTGAGCGGTGCTCAGTTGCAA GCTGTCGAGGATAATTGGATTAATCAAGCCGGGCTTAAGACCTTCTCTGAGGTGCTTG AGGCAAACAAGGGATCGTTCGAAACAG CGGTACAACTTGCTCAAGGAAAGTATGGCCTACGAACCCTGCCCCCCTTCTCCTGGGACGCAGCACGCACCCGTGAAGGCTTCTACCGCTACCGTGGCGGAACTGCTGCTGCGATTGTCCGCGCCGCTGCTTTCGCCCCCCACGCCGATCTTCTTTGGATGGAGACCAAGAGCCCGATTCTTGCTCAG GCCAAGGAGTTTGCTAAGGGTGTACATGCCATTCGTCCAGGACACTGGCTCGCATATAACCTGAGTCCATCTTTCAACTGGGACGCCGCTGGTCTTAGCACCAAAGATATGCAAGACTACGTGTGGCAGCTCGGAAAACTGGGCTTTGTATGGCAGTTTATCACT CTTGGTGGATTGCACTCCAATGCATATATCAGCGAATTGTTCGCAAAGGCTTATGCAAAGGAAGGCATGAAGGCATACGTCGAGCTTGTTCAGAGGCGTGAGAGGGACATTGGATGTGATGTCCTTACCCATCAAAAG TGGTCTGGCGCCGATTATGTCGACAGCCTCCTGATGACTGCTACAGGTGGTATTTCTTCCACAGCTGCCATGGGCAAGGGCGTTACCGAGTCCCAGTTTGCTACGAAAGGGAAGCTGTAA
- a CDS encoding centromere protein Scm3: MVFDATTKAFNLSGPAHDRSSDPSTSAVPTPPTGIARPVKRRRTTQPRTMSSTPTSSPAPTPVIDLDALDAARRRASSRVMSLWESLAEKYARPIEEDDEIDILTGKICKDRGVLRSVSERGWKIGSFGEALEVEPLVLVSEGETETGASEADDEGEGDDDTEGEGTEGVEGTEEVEEDPLGSWSYDWQYRALPPPRPELSPQDAEDLKEFLAAENAIRESLRKSGKRPESDDDDIVYLGDSLHNTDGTLRNDETSDDEFASMVMTDNSTIRYMKYEDDDDELDDVEPMASILGALALSRTPKKQTSVLSTRQPKDEDMDSKHVPLLTSPQDNNANRNHPDVGSQASAIRSPPGISCANSCSGISADDDLIVIDSDSDDEPGPTNNSGLKSEISAGSFSQHVAPPANTPISSVQARHRPSNIPTVGSAVALSNDHSPAVRLNRLSRTPVAGAASLLNSSTAQHRSPKSLPGSPTGNSLVTGKYISKHGSAGLTPRSRTPRSETKTTTTHAPPQSSVRNSGSVLEPHTPIKNESSLSFIGEADPCHNPSDVQAHGSKSSTGTTRQKKPLSKTGSEEMQTVAARQSSSSHRGARSSKPSTSTPTTSPSSQSKSPIKRRKKAVVVEVVLPTPRKAPKVKTELTTPSLPLTPKDKGLDTARTASNERSHLESNGSARGSEQPVPAPASSYTKVNSLLIVRSGVESGSKRKRSLDGAELTESADSSLEPRGNIILMEPRAAPHHTCYSSDSIERNRPAICCSTHPQQYSGLYSHAPVPSQPAHTHSTHHYPNLPVYQHQHQHQHLHTHLPYPLPQLPFTANELTEAAFKLIHGLSTFHQPSGTNGSSGSGSSFWFPGAQFPFGFAGTGSGRAGPSSEALAPKLEEPPSQEKMSNEFIPSSQEHERKAETLCMPLDEKPSKLVSTGSNQTAPSLPYPKNLALATPNSSLGRDTYNDETAGLSAVTPPDSLNSEMKVPEREMSVIDIDSDSDDELAICDAGAGSMRWEPPIKKEADFGDGPKKHPDSSKLSMNDRASTRISPVKLKRMT; encoded by the exons ATGGTATTCGATGCGACAACTAAAGCCTTCAACCTTTCTGGACCCGCCCATGACCGTTCATCAGATCCTTCTACCTCCGCCGTACCAACTCCCCCAACTGGCATAGCTCGCCCCGTCAAACGTCGACGAACCACTCAACCTCGAACAATGTCATCAACTCCAACGTCTAGCCCGGCTCCTACTCCTGTAATTGACTTGGACGCACTAGATGCTGCCCGCCGTCGTGCCTCCAGTCGGGTCATGTCGCTATGGGAGAGTTTGGCAGAAAAATACGCTCGACCCATTGAAGAAGACGACGAAATAGACATTCTTACCGGAAAGATATGCAAAGACCGCGGCGTATTACGCTCGGTCTCAGAGCGGGGATGGAAGATCGGTAGTTTCGGAGAGGCACTCGAAGTCGAACCTCTGGTACTAGTTAGTGAAGGAGAAACTGAAACCGGAGCCAGCGAGGCCGATGATGAAGGAGAGGGAGATGATGATACTGAGGGAGAAGGAACTGAAGGAGTAGAAGGCACGGAAGAAGTGGAAGAAGATCCACTCGGGAGCTGGTCTTACGACTGGCAGTATCGTGCGTTGCCTCCTCCCCGACCAGAGCTTTCACCACAAGATGCAGAAGATCTCAAAGAGTTTTTGGCCGCCGAAAATGCAATTCGAGAAAGCCTACGCAAGTCTGGGAAGCGACCAGAATCGGACGATGATGACATAGTCTATCTTGGCGATAGCTTGCATAATACTGATGGGACGCTCCGCAATGACGAAACCAGCGACGACGAGTTCGCGTCTATGGTAATGACCGATAATTCAACTATACGTTACATGAAATACGaagacgatgacgacgaacTGGATGATGTGGAACCAATGGCTTCCATTCTTGGTGCTCTGGCTCTCAGCAGGACCCCAAAGAAACAGACATCCGTCTTGTCGACCCGCCAGCCTAAAGATGAGGATATGGATAGCAAACACGTTCCATTGTTGACCTCGCCTCAGGATAACAACGCGAACCGGAATCACCCGGATGTTGGATCCCAAGCCAGCGCAATTCGTTCTCCCCCTGGTATTTCATGTGCTAACAGTTGCTCTGGGATAAGTGCAGATGATGATCTGATTGTGATCGATTCGGACTCGGACGACGAACCCGGACCAACAAACAATTCTGGGTTGAAGTCTGAGATTTCGGCTGGCTCGTTCTCTCAACATGTTGCGCCCCCCGCGAATACGCCCATTTCCAGTGTACAAGCTCGGCATAGGCCTTCTAACATTCCGACGGTTGGTTCTGCTGTCGCTCTTTCCAATGACCATAGCCCTGCTGTTCGACTTAACCGATTATCGAGGACACCAGTCGCTGGCGCTGCGTCCTTGCTTAATTCATCCACTGCACAACATCGCTCGCCGAAATCACTGCCTGGATCCCCAACTGGCAACTCCCTCGTAACGGGAAAGTATATATCGAAGCATGGTTCGGCGGGACTGACTCCAAGATCCCGGACTCCAAGATCCGAGACAAAAACAACGACGACACACGCTCCTCCACAATCTAGCGTACGCAACTCTGGTTCTGTACTAGAGCCCCATACGCCGATAAAGAACGAATCTAGTCTATCCTTCATTGGTGAAGCTGACCCCTGTCATAATCCTTCGGACGTTCAAGCGCATGGGAGCAAATCCTCGACTGGGACAACGCGACAAAAAAAACCCTTGTCCAAAACTGGATCTGAAGAGATGCAAACAGTAGCGGCACGCCAAAGCTCGTCTTCACACAGGGGTGCCCGAAGTTCCAAGCCATCCACATCAACTCCAACCACTTCACCATCAAGCCAGTCTAAGTCTCCGATAAA GCGCAGGAAAAAAGCGGTTGTAGTCGAGGTTGTCCTCCCCACACCAAGGAAAGCGCCCAAAGTTAAAACAGAATTAACCACGCCATCGCTTCCTCTCACACCAAAAGACAAAGGCTTGGATACTGCCAGGACTGCTTCCAACGAACGATCCCATTTGGAATCCAACGGCTCGGCTCGAGGCTCTGAGCAGCCTGTCCCAGCTCCAGCGAGCAGCTACACTAAAGTCAATAGCTTGCTCATAGTTAGGTCTGGCGTTGAATCGGGTTCTAAGCGAAAAAGGTCGTTGGATGGCGCCGAGCTCACCGAGAGTGCGGACAGTAGTCTGGAGCCGAGGGGAAATATTATCCTGATGGAGCCGAGAGCAGCTCCTCACCACACTTGTTATTCATCTGATTCAATAGAGCGGAATCGACCTGCCATTTGCTGCTCTACCCATCCCCAACAATATTCTGGATTATATTCGCACGCCCCTGTCCCTTCCCAGCCCGCACACACGCACTCAACGCACCACTATCCTAATCTGCCCGTCTATCAGCATCAGCACCAACACCAGCATTTACATACACACCTCCCCTACCCATTGCCGCAGCTTCCTTTCACTGCCAACGAGTTAACAGAGGCCGCTTTTAAGTTGATTCACGGATTATCTACATTCCACCAACCATCTGGAACAAACGGCTCATCTGGATCTGGATCTAGCTTTTGGTTTCCTGGAGCACAGTTTCCTTTTGGGTTTGCTGGCACTGGTTCTGGTCGAGCGGGACCAAGCTCCGAAGCTCTAGCTCCGAAGCTAGAGGAGCCTCCAAGTCAGGAAAAGATGTCAAATGAATTTATCCCAAGTTCACAAGAACATGAGCGAAAAGCGGAGACCTTATGCATGCCACTCGATGAGAAACCCTCTAAATTGGTCTCCACGGGATCCAACCAGACCGCCCCCTCATTACCATATCCCAAAAACCTGGCTCTGGCCACTCCAAACTCGTCCTTAGGGAGAGACACATACAATGACGAAACGGCGGGCCTCTCCGCAGTTACCCCACCAGACTCATTGAACTCGGAGATGAAAGTCCCTGAGCGGGAGATGAGCGTCATCGATATAGATTCCGACAGTGATGATGAACTGGCAATATGCGACGCTGGAGCGGGCTCGATGAGATGGGAACCCCCCATCAAGAAAGAGGCGGACTTTGGTGATGGGCCTAAAAAACACCCGGATTCGAGCAAACTCTCTATGAACGATCGAGCTTCGACCCGTATCAGTCCCGTCAAGTTAAAGAGGATGACTTAA